The following proteins come from a genomic window of Meleagris gallopavo isolate NT-WF06-2002-E0010 breed Aviagen turkey brand Nicholas breeding stock chromosome Z, Turkey_5.1, whole genome shotgun sequence:
- the LOC100543589 gene encoding 60S ribosomal protein L17 isoform X2: MVRYSLDPENPTKSCKSRGSNLRVHFKNTRETAQAIKGMHIRKATKYLKDVTLKKQCVPFRRYNGGIGRCAQAKQWGWTQGRWPKKSAEFLLHMLKNAESNAELKGLDVDSLVIEHIQVNKAPKMRRRTYRAHGRINPYMSSPCHIEMILTEKEQIVPKPEEEVAQKKKISQKKLKKQKLMARE; this comes from the exons ATGGTGCGCTACTCACTGGATCCAGAGAACCCCACCAAGT CATGCAAGTCCAGGGGCTCCAACCTGCGTGTGCACTTCAAG AACACTCGTGAGACTGCCCAGGCCATCAAAGGCATGCATATCCGCAAGGCCACCAAGTACCTGAAGGATGTGACCCTGAAGAAGCAGTGTGTTCCCTTCCGTCGCTACAACGGAGGAATTGGTAGATGTGCCCAG GCCAAGCAATGGGGCTGGACACAGGGACGCTGGCCCAAGAAAAGTGCAGAGTTCTTGCTGCACATGCTCAAAAATGCAGAGAGCAATGCTGAGCTTAAG GGTCTCGATGTGGATTCTCTGGTGATTGAGCACATCCAGGTGAACAAGGCTCCCAAAATGCGCCGGCGCACCTACAGAGCTCATGGGAGAATCAACCCCTACATGAGCTCCCCCTGCCACATTGAAATGATCCTCACCGAGAAGGAGCAAATTGTTCCCAAGCCAGAGGAAGAAGTTgctcaaaagaaaaag atatcccagaagaagctgaagaagcaAAAGCTGATGGCTCGGGAGTAA
- the LOC100543589 gene encoding 60S ribosomal protein L17 isoform X3: MVRYSLDPENPTKSCKSRGSNLRVHFKNTRETAQAIKGMHIRKATKYLKDVTLKKQCVPFRRYNGGIGRCAQGLDVDSLVIEHIQVNKAPKMRRRTYRAHGRINPYMSSPCHIEMILTEKEQIVPKPEEEVAQKKKISQKKLKKQKLMARE; encoded by the exons ATGGTGCGCTACTCACTGGATCCAGAGAACCCCACCAAGT CATGCAAGTCCAGGGGCTCCAACCTGCGTGTGCACTTCAAG AACACTCGTGAGACTGCCCAGGCCATCAAAGGCATGCATATCCGCAAGGCCACCAAGTACCTGAAGGATGTGACCCTGAAGAAGCAGTGTGTTCCCTTCCGTCGCTACAACGGAGGAATTGGTAGATGTGCCCAG GGTCTCGATGTGGATTCTCTGGTGATTGAGCACATCCAGGTGAACAAGGCTCCCAAAATGCGCCGGCGCACCTACAGAGCTCATGGGAGAATCAACCCCTACATGAGCTCCCCCTGCCACATTGAAATGATCCTCACCGAGAAGGAGCAAATTGTTCCCAAGCCAGAGGAAGAAGTTgctcaaaagaaaaag atatcccagaagaagctgaagaagcaAAAGCTGATGGCTCGGGAGTAA